The DNA window GCGCAAACCGGCGGCAAGCCAGAATGGTATGGCTTTTTCGTTTTCGGTCGCTTTGGTATAGTGCTGCGCGATCAGTTCGGGTTGTGTCTCGACAAGTTCCGGTGAAGTTGCTTCGATAGATTCCGCGATCAGTTTGTGATAGCTTTTTCGCGCGCTCTTCAGCAGCGATGAGTAAGCGGTATCCTGAATAAGCGCGTGCTTGAACGAATACAGCATATTGGTGGATGATCCATGCGCGAAAAGTATGCCTGCGCCAACGAGCGTATTGAGATAGCGATGCAAGTTTTCCTGGTGTTCTCCGGGGATAGACGCTAACACGCTGTACGAAAACTCTCTGCCGATGACGGAGGCCAGTTGCGCTACTTGCTTCGCTTGCGGGAAGCGGTCAAGCCTGGCGGTGAGGGAGTCTTGAATCGTTGCCGGGATTCCGAACGTGTGAAAAGCCGCGGATAGTTCGTATTTGTCCCCCGTATCGATGAGCATGCCGGATTCGATAACCGATTTTGTTAATTCTTCAAGAAATAAGGGTATGCCATCCGTTTTTTCGATGATATGTTTTACCGCTTCACTGGGAAGTGCCTTGGTATTCGAGATGCGACCCGCGATATATCCGCAGCACGCCATCGGTATCGAGCTTCACTGGGAAGTGCCTTGGTATTCGAGATGCGACCGATAATTTCGTTGGCATTCGTTTCTGAAAGACCCGTCAATTCCAAAGTAAGCATATTATTTTTCGGTTGCCATGCCGGTTTGAAATATGGCCGGTAAATAAGCACGATGAGAATTTTATGCTGACTGCAAGTTTCTATCAGTTGATCGATGATTTCCAGGGACGAGGGGTCAATCCAGTGCAGATCTTCAAGAATAAAGAGAACGGATTTCTGGTTGGCCTGATGAAGGAAGATGGAATTCAATAATTCGATGGTTTTTTGCTTTTGCCTTTGCGGTGTCAGGGCGGGTAGAGCGTATTCTTTGCTGAGCGGGATGGAAAGGAGTGATGCAACGAGCGGTACTGAGTCCGCTAAAGGCATATCGTACTGTTTCAGGAATCTTTCGATTTTTGCAAGCTTTTCATCCAATGCATCATTTTTTTCGAACTGAAAAACACTGTGTTCCAGAAAATCTATGATGGGATAGAACGAGCTGGTCTGGTGGTAGGGTGAGCTTCTCAGTTCAATCGATTGGAATCCGGTGTCTTGCCCTGCATATTCTTTCAGGGAATGAACGAGCCGTGATTTCCCGATACCCGCTTCGCCCGACAACAGTACAATTTGTCCCTTACCCGTTTGAGCGTGCTGCCATTTTTCCCGCAACAGGCCGAGTTCAGCTTCCCTGCCCACGAACGGTATCAGTCGATTGTTATTGGCGTCCAGCCGGCTAAATACATTGGCGGCACGGTTAACGCGGTAGATCGCTATCGCCTGCGAAATGCCTTTGAAGTTATGCATGCCCAAATCGCTGCTGTCGAAATAGCCGCGGGTGAGTTTGTGCGTATCCGCGCTGATATGGACGGCATTGGGCTCGGCGGTAGCCTGGATTCTCGCGGCGAGGTTGGGGGTTTGTCCAAAAATTGTTCTGGATTCCAGCGTATCGGATTTATCGATATCGCCGACAACAACGAGCCCGGTATGGATGCCGATTCGTACTTTCAGCGATACGCCAAGCTCTTTTTCAATTTGTTTGCTGAGCGTTTTGATGGAATTGATAATGTCCAGACCCGCTTGAATAGCGCGATACGCATCATCTTCATGCGCTGTAGGGTAGCCAAAAAATGCCAGGACGCCATCGCCGAGAAAATTCGCCAGATAACCTTCGTAGCGGAATATCGCGCCGGTGCAGGCATTCTGGTAATTCCGGATGATTTCCCGCAGATCCTCCGGATCCAGCTGCTCGGAAAGAAAAGTTGAACCCACGATATCCGAGAAAAGTACCGTCAACTGCCGGCGCTCGGGTAGTGTTTTTTCCAAGGATTCTTTTATTTGCATCAGCAGCGATCCGCAATTACTGCAAAACCGCGCACTGTCGGGATTTACAAAGCTACACTTTCTACACTTCATGCTAACCGGATATTTTTTAACTCACAAATTGGCCGACAGATCGGATAAATGCATTTTACCTTTGTCCGGACCTCCGTGAGTGTTAGTTTTATGTACTGCGCCATTAAATTCTCCGGGTGGGTGCCGCCAAAAGCTGGGCCATCGAAACGCAAATACTGCTATTTTCCGGAGCGGAGTGTTTTAAATTCTTACGGTTATGAAATTTCCTTTGTGTATCCATAAGGATAATTTATTGAGCACATCATTGTTTATAGTAAACTCTGCGTTCACTTGTTAGAATCACCCTTTTTCAAAAATAAATCAGACTCTATTATTAATTTAGGATTGTTCATGAATACCGAAGATTTTCGCCCCGAAAAAAAAGCCACTGTTTTTTATCCGCCGCAACGTGTTTTGATGGGCCCTGGGCCGTCGGATACGCATCCGCGCGTGCTGAATGCCATGGCGCGTCCTACCTTGGGTCACCTGGATCCTGTTTTCACGGAAATGATGGAAGAAATTAAAGGTTTGATGCGTTATGCGTTTCAAACCAAAAACCGTATGACTTTCCCGGTTTCCGGCCCGGGTTCGGTGGGCATGGAAATGTGTTTCGTCAATATGATCCAACCTGGCGATAAAGTGATTGTGTGTCGCAATGGCGTGTTCGGCGGGCGTATGATCGAGAACGTGGAACGTCATGGCGGCGTGGCGGTGGTGGTCGACGACAAATGGGGTGAGCCGGTTGATCCGCAGAAAGTCGAGGATGCCTTGAAAAAGAACCCGGACGCCAAGATTGTTGCGTTTGTTCATGCGGAAACCTCGACCGGCGCGCAATCCGATGCCAAAACCCTGTGTGAGATTGCACGCAAATATAATTGCTTGACGATTGTCGATACCGTGACTTCACTGGGCGGAACACCGATCAGAGTGGATGAATGGGGTATCGATGCGATTTATTCCGGCAGCCAGAAATGCTTATCCTGTCCGCCGGGCTTGTCTCCGGTCAGCTTTTCCGAGCGCGTGACCGAGCTGGTGAAAAACCGTAAAAGCAAGGTGCATAGCTGGTTCATGGATATCAGCCTGTTGCTGAATTACTGGGGATCGTCCACTCGGACTTATCACCATACCGCACCGACCAACGCATTGTATGGATTGCATGAATCGCTGTTGATGTTATACGAAGAAGGACTGGAACATTCCTGGGCGCGTCATCGCTACAACTATGAAGCGCTGAAAGCCGGTTTTGCGGCCTTGGGTATGAATTATGTGGTGAAAGAAGAACATCGTTTGCCGCAACTGAATTCCGTGTTTGTACCGGCCGGTGTCGATGAAAAAGAAGTGCGCCGCCGTTTGCTGGATGACTATAATCTGGAAATCGGCGCGGGATTGGGCGATTTTGCCGGAAAAGTATGGCGTTTCGGCTTGATGGGCACATCTTGCCGTGTCGAGAATGTAATTTTCTGCTTGAATGCGCTGGAAACCATTTTGTCCGACATGGGCATGAAGGTACAGCGTGGTGCAGCAGCAGCGGCTGCTCACCAGCGTTATGCGGCTAACCCTATGTTCTAAGGGCGCACGTCGCTAAATTGTTTTTCATACCACTTTCTTGTCCTGTGCGATGAGAAAGTGGTTTTATCTTTTTACTGATTCATCCTGGACAATCCGGTCATTATGGTGTTGGATTTTCCCGTGACAATTATCACAGCGCCGCTGTTATCGTTTGTTTTATCATTTTTTTCCATCGCATGGTTAATTAAAAGAAAAGCCGGCTGGGGGCTGGATCATCCCAACGTGCGCTCGCTGCATACCGTACCGGTTCCGCGCACCGGCGGATTGGGTTTGTTATTGGGTGTGGCCGTTACGTGGCTGTGCATTTCTGCACAGATCCCGCTCATTATCTGGGCCTGTATCGGCCTGCTGATGGTAATATCATTGCTGGACGATATCCGGCATGTGCCGGTGTGGTGCCGGTTATTGATACACAGCCTGGTTGCGGCTGCGTTTTCCGCAGTTTTTTTGCTGACCGCGTATGGCTGGCTGGCTGCATTGTTTGTTATGGCAGCGGTTATCTGGATGTGCAATCTCTATAATTTTATGGACGGTTCGGACGGGTTGGCAGGTGGCATGACGGCAATCGGGTTCGGATACTATGGCTTGTTGGCATACTTGGCCGGCGATAGCGATTTTGCCGCGATCAATTTTTCGATAGCGGCTGCGGCAATGGCTTTTTTGTTGCACAACTTTCATCCTGCGCGTATCTTCATGGGCGACGTCGGTGCCATTCCGCTTGGGTTTCTGGCTGCGGCACTGGGGAT is part of the Gammaproteobacteria bacterium genome and encodes:
- a CDS encoding glycosyltransferase family 4 protein, which translates into the protein MVLDFPVTIITAPLLSFVLSFFSIAWLIKRKAGWGLDHPNVRSLHTVPVPRTGGLGLLLGVAVTWLCISAQIPLIIWACIGLLMVISLLDDIRHVPVWCRLLIHSLVAAAFSAVFLLTAYGWLAALFVMAAVIWMCNLYNFMDGSDGLAGGMTAIGFGYYGLLAYLAGDSDFAAINFSIAAAAMAFLLHNFHPARIFMGDVGAIPLGFLAAALGILGWLNQLWSLWVPLLIFSPFIVDATVTLIKRLLRGEKIWQAHREHYYQRMVQSGAGHRNTALAGYALMLAVGGCAVWAGGQELWVQGWTAMVWGNIYLLFMFIADRNQKN
- a CDS encoding AAA family ATPase gives rise to the protein MQIKESLEKTLPERRQLTVLFSDIVGSTFLSEQLDPEDLREIIRNYQNACTGAIFRYEGYLANFLGDGVLAFFGYPTAHEDDAYRAIQAGLDIINSIKTLSKQIEKELGVSLKVRIGIHTGLVVVGDIDKSDTLESRTIFGQTPNLAARIQATAEPNAVHISADTHKLTRGYFDSSDLGMHNFKGISQAIAIYRVNRAANVFSRLDANNNRLIPFVGREAELGLLREKWQHAQTGKGQIVLLSGEAGIGKSRLVHSLKEYAGQDTGFQSIELRSSPYHQTSSFYPIIDFLEHSVFQFEKNDALDEKLAKIERFLKQYDMPLADSVPLVASLLSIPLSKEYALPALTPQRQKQKTIELLNSIFLHQANQKSVLFILEDLHWIDPSSLEIIDQLIETCSQHKILIVLIYRPYFKPAWQPKNNMLTLELTGLSETNANEIIGRISNTKALPSEARYRWRAADISRVASRIPRHFPVKR
- a CDS encoding alanine--glyoxylate aminotransferase family protein, translating into MNTEDFRPEKKATVFYPPQRVLMGPGPSDTHPRVLNAMARPTLGHLDPVFTEMMEEIKGLMRYAFQTKNRMTFPVSGPGSVGMEMCFVNMIQPGDKVIVCRNGVFGGRMIENVERHGGVAVVVDDKWGEPVDPQKVEDALKKNPDAKIVAFVHAETSTGAQSDAKTLCEIARKYNCLTIVDTVTSLGGTPIRVDEWGIDAIYSGSQKCLSCPPGLSPVSFSERVTELVKNRKSKVHSWFMDISLLLNYWGSSTRTYHHTAPTNALYGLHESLLMLYEEGLEHSWARHRYNYEALKAGFAALGMNYVVKEEHRLPQLNSVFVPAGVDEKEVRRRLLDDYNLEIGAGLGDFAGKVWRFGLMGTSCRVENVIFCLNALETILSDMGMKVQRGAAAAAAHQRYAANPMF